The following proteins come from a genomic window of Streptomyces sp. NBC_00539:
- a CDS encoding MDR family MFS transporter: MSVGRLTRGARESVSGLPRAFWWLWTSTLVNRLGAFVATFMTLYLTIDRGYSASFAGLVLALHGLGGVLSSLVAGVMTDRLGRRPTLLAAQLSTAFSVALLGFMERPAAIAAVALLVGMTSNASRPAVTAMMADIVRPEDRVRAFALNYWAINLGFGVSAMAAGLVAEYSYLAGFLGEATLTLLCAVLVFVKLPESRPVRDAAAGGDAGPAIGLGTVLRDGRFMGVVGLSFLISLIFTQGSVGLPVAMGAAGFSAGDYGLVIASNGLLIVLLQIPVTRFIEHRDPQRLLVVSALLAGYGFAMTAFAGSLWTYALTVCLWTLAEIVNSPTQMGLVARLSPVHGRGRYQGMYTLSWAVASLLAPLMAGYVIDRLGAGWLWGATGVLGSVAGLGYWLLMRRLPAEGSAVLAAPAATASPATAQVADAAA, from the coding sequence ATGTCGGTGGGCCGTTTGACACGGGGGGCACGCGAGAGCGTGTCAGGGCTGCCGCGCGCCTTCTGGTGGCTGTGGACGAGCACGCTGGTCAACCGGCTCGGGGCCTTCGTCGCCACCTTCATGACCCTCTACCTGACCATCGACCGGGGCTACTCGGCCTCGTTCGCCGGTCTCGTCCTCGCCCTCCACGGGCTGGGCGGCGTGCTGTCCTCGCTGGTCGCGGGTGTGATGACGGACCGGCTGGGGCGGCGGCCCACGCTGCTCGCCGCGCAGCTCTCGACCGCGTTCTCGGTGGCGCTGCTCGGGTTCATGGAACGTCCGGCGGCGATCGCCGCGGTCGCGCTGCTCGTCGGCATGACCTCGAACGCCTCCCGCCCGGCGGTCACGGCGATGATGGCGGACATCGTCCGTCCCGAGGACCGGGTACGGGCCTTCGCCCTGAACTACTGGGCGATCAACCTGGGCTTCGGCGTCAGCGCGATGGCGGCCGGACTGGTGGCGGAGTACAGCTACCTGGCCGGGTTCCTCGGAGAGGCGACGCTGACCCTGCTGTGCGCGGTGCTGGTGTTCGTGAAGCTCCCCGAGTCCCGGCCGGTGAGGGACGCCGCCGCGGGCGGGGACGCCGGGCCGGCGATCGGGCTGGGGACGGTGCTGCGCGACGGGCGGTTCATGGGGGTCGTCGGGCTGTCGTTCCTGATCTCGCTGATCTTCACCCAGGGGTCGGTGGGCCTGCCGGTGGCCATGGGCGCGGCCGGGTTCTCGGCCGGGGACTACGGTCTGGTCATCGCGTCGAACGGGCTGCTGATCGTGCTGCTCCAGATCCCGGTCACCCGGTTCATCGAGCACCGGGACCCGCAGCGGCTGCTGGTGGTCTCGGCGCTGCTGGCGGGGTACGGGTTCGCGATGACGGCCTTCGCCGGGTCGCTGTGGACGTACGCGCTGACGGTGTGCCTGTGGACGCTGGCGGAGATCGTGAACTCGCCGACGCAGATGGGGCTCGTGGCGCGGCTGTCGCCGGTGCACGGGCGGGGGCGCTACCAGGGCATGTACACGCTGTCCTGGGCGGTGGCCTCGCTGCTGGCGCCGCTGATGGCCGGCTACGTGATCGACCGCCTCGGGGCCGGGTGGCTGTGGGGGGCGACCGGGGTGCTCGGGTCGGTGGCCGGGCTGGGGTACTGGCTGCTGATGCGGCGGCTGCCGGCGGAGGGCTCCGCGGTGCTCGCCGCTCCGGCGGCCACCGCCTCCCCCGCCACGGCGCAGGTCGCGGACGCCGCCGCCTGA
- a CDS encoding YbjN domain-containing protein yields the protein MADADTAAIVESTLSEAGLDWESPSPGSYVVQLPGTRKLSTTCSLRVGKHSLSVNAFVIRHPDENEAGVHRWLLERNLKLYGMAYAVDGLGDVYLTARLPLSVVTPADLDRLLGTVLEAADGAFNTLLELGFASAIRREYEWRVSRGESTRNLDAFRHLTRPA from the coding sequence ATGGCTGACGCTGACACCGCCGCGATCGTCGAGAGCACCCTGTCCGAGGCCGGACTGGACTGGGAGAGCCCGTCACCGGGCTCGTACGTCGTCCAGCTGCCCGGCACGCGCAAGCTGAGCACCACGTGCTCGCTGCGGGTCGGCAAGCACTCCCTGTCGGTGAACGCCTTCGTCATCCGCCACCCCGACGAGAACGAGGCGGGCGTCCACCGCTGGCTGCTGGAGCGCAACCTCAAGCTGTACGGGATGGCGTACGCGGTCGACGGCCTCGGCGACGTCTACCTCACGGCGCGGCTCCCGCTGAGCGTGGTCACCCCGGCCGACCTGGACCGGTTGCTCGGCACGGTCCTGGAGGCGGCGGACGGGGCGTTCAACACGCTGCTGGAGCTGGGCTTCGCGAGCGCGATCCGGCGCGAGTACGAGTGGCGCGTCTCGCGCGGGGAATCCACCCGCAACCTGGACGCCTTCCGGCACCTGACGCGCCCGGCCTGA